CAATTTCACGTTGAAGGCGGGTATAGGTTCCGCTTAGCAGAATCTGTGAATACTCCTGCGTTATCCGATTCGATGCCGTATCCAGGTATGAAACTACGGTCACTGGCGCCCTGGAGGCATTACGCCACGAAATTGCGGATACAGATTGACGTGTTCTGTTTACAATCGCACGTTCTTCTCTGAGCGATCCAACATCTGACAGTGTCCCAATTACGTAAAGTCTTGCAGGAACGTCGCTCTTGGTTATCAAGCCGGTAATCATCGAGAGAATTAAACTTTGCTTCCCGGTAATCATATCCGGAGTGTCCGTCATAGCCCTACGCAGCTGGGTTACAAACTCGCCGGCGGTAGCACACCACGGATCGGCCACCGTACTGCCAATAATAAACTCGGTCGTAGATGTGTCGGCACCAATATCAGCCATGATCCCGGATACAATTTTGTTCTGCTTATCAGTGTGAACCGGGCTTACTACAATGGCGTAACAAACGGACGTACTGGCTGCCGAAGCTTTCTTATTGAGTACGGCAGTTGGTTTGTGCCATTCCCCGTAAAGAACAGATAGAACGGCGGCCAGGGTGATTATAAAGGCAAATCCTCCAAAGACGTATTTCCAGCCGTGCCTGGTTGCTTTGATCATACCGCTATTCTTCGATAACCTGCTTGAACTCATTAACGTCAACATCCGGTGAAACCGGGTAGTTTCCGGTAAAGCAAGCAGTGCAGTATCCCGTGGCAGCATCCTGCGGGACAGCATCCATAAGACCGTTAATGCTAAGATACCGGACAGAGTCTACGCCAATAACCTTGGCAACTTCGTCCTCGGTCCGATAATGATGTGCAATCAGCTCGTTGCGGCTGGGGAAGTCCATACCGTATATGCAGGGGTGCATTACAGGCGGTGATGTAATGCGAAGGTGAACCTCGCGGGGTTTTGCCATACGAATCAAGCCAACGAGTAGCTTTGATGTAGTGCCGCGGACGATGCTGTCATCTACTACTGCCACACGGTTACCTTCCAGCACACCGCGCACAACGTTAAACTTTGTTTTAACCTTAAACTCCCGCTGATCCTGGCCGTAGGCAATAAACGTCCGCCCCACATAGTGCGATCTAATCAGGCCGATTTCGTATCTCGTTGGGAACGATTTTTCATTCACCCTGGCATAGCCCAGTGTAGCCGTGTTTCCGGAGTCAGGGACAGAGATAACGACGGCCTTATCGTCTTCCGTTCCGGCAAGGGGGCTTTCCTCTGCGAGGTTTTTGCCAAGCTTTCTGCGTACCTTATCAACTGCGTGACCAAAGATCATCGAATCGGGTCGGCTGAAATACACGTACTCAAAGATGCAGTGGCGCGGTTCAGGTTTTGTTTCGGCAATAGCAAAGGATTGCATTGTTCCGTTTGTAATGGTATCATTGTTGAACACTACAATTTCGTTTGGCTCCACATCGCGGATGTACTCTGCACTAAGAATGTCCAGCGCGCAGGTTTCACTGGCAACGATATAGGCCGTCCCTTGTTCGTGTTCAAGTTTGCCAATGCACAGAGGCCGGAACCCGTGCGGATCTCGAACCGCATACATTGTGTTATTGCCTAACATGACAAGCGAATAAGCACCTTTAGTAATTTGAGCGGCCTCCCGGATTTGTTCTACCTGTGTTGGCTGCTTGGAGCGTGCAATCAGGTGCATGAACAGTTCGGTATCGGTTGTTGTCTGGAATATGGCGCCATCGCCTTTCAGCTGATTACGCAAGGTACGCGTATTTGTGAGATTGCCGTTATGAGCAAGAGCAAACAATCCGCCGGTATATGAAAAGTGAAACGGCTGAATGTTGGCAACTGTACTTAATCCGGTGGTGGAGTATCTGTTGTGACCAATTGCAACAGAGCCACACAATGTTTTTTTGAACACATCATGGTTACCAAACACATCCAGAACAAGCCCCTCACCTTTATGGACGCCCATACGAGGCTTGTTGTCCTGCTGGTACACGGTTACAATTCCACTAGCCTCTTGTCCGCGGTGCTGTAATGCATGCAGTGCATAGTAGGTTAAAATTGATGCATTCGGATGATTAAAAACCCCAACAACAGCACACATTAGTCTTCATTCATATTGTGAAAAACATTCTGGACATCTTCGTCTTCTTCCAGCTTCTCAATCAACTTAATTACTTCTTCGGTTTGCTCATCGGTTAAGGTTATGCTCGAGCTTGGAATACGGCGCAGTTCAGAATTCGACACTGTGATTGAAGACTGCTCCAGAGCTCTTTGCATACCGATAAAGTCTTCGAAGGCGGTTGTAACAACCAGTTCGCCATCCTGTTCGCTGATATCTTCGGCGCCGTTTTCAATCAGGAGCAGTTCAAGCTCGTCCCTGTTTCCAATATTGGCGGGTATTGTAAAAACGCCCTTGCGCGTAAAGATAAATTCCAGCGAACCGCTCGTACCCAATTGGCCGCCATTCCGGTTAAAGTACGACCGGATGTTAGCAACCGTACGGGTATTGTTATCGGTTGCAGTTTCCACCCATATTGCAACACCATGCGGACCGTAGCCCTCGAAGTTAACTTCCTGTAATTCGGATGCATCCTTCGACGATGCCTTCTTAATTGCATTTTCGATATTGTCCTTTGGCATATTTGCCGCCTTTGCGTTCTGGATTACAACGCGAAGGTGGGCATTGGTTTCCGGGTCAGGTCCACCTTGTTTTACAGCAACCGATATTTCTTTGCCAAATTTCGTAAATGTCCTGGCCATGTTGGCCCAGCGTTTCTCTTTGCGTGCTCTGCGAAATTCAAATGCGCGACCCATAGTGGGAATACTACTGATGAAAGTTGAAAAAAACTAATGTTCCTGAGTGAGTGATTTCTGATACAGCCTGTAGGTCCGATACAGCTCGGCGTTCATTGTTTGCGTTAGTCCACGCACCATCATGGTATTGTCTTCCAATATCCAACTTGCCTCGGCTCCCACCATACCCTTACGTTTAGCCCGTTCGCCAACCTCGTAATAGAGAGCGGCATCTGCACCCGAGCGCTGGTGTTCCGGAAGAACGCCCAGAACGATGATGCGCAGCCGATTGATTTTCGTTTTCTTGGTAAGTAAGTGAAAGCCGGCACCCAGCAGGCTTCCGCCCCGATTGTAGATCAATGCCTGGTTTACATCAGGGAGGGCAAGAATAAAGCCAACGGGCTCGCCCTTTATCTCTACAAAAAAAATAAAATCAGGATCGGCAATTTGTTTAAGATCCGAAGCAAGAAAATCAAACTCCGCATCGGTCATCTTTACAAAGCCCCAGTTTGGCTGCCATGCCGTGTTGTACATTGACTTTATTTGTTCAACATCCTTTTTAAACTGTGCTTTGTCTTTAAAGTTAACATTACGGAACGTGATGTGTCTGCGTTCAATAAGCGACTTCATCAGGCCGGAGAGCTTGTCAGATCGATATGTTTGAGTGCTTACCCAGTATGCGTGTAAGTCCTTAATCTTACTGTAGCCCGCTCTCTGTATTAAATCGGCATAATATGGTGGGTTGTAGGTCATAAGAATTACAGGCGGACCCTCAGCCCCCTCCACCAACAATCCGCATTCATCATTTTGCGTTGGATTTACCGGACCCCGCACGTGTTGTAAGCCACGATCTTTCAGCCATTGCTCTGCCGCCTTAAACAAGGCATTCGCAACGTCCTGGTCATTGATACATTCAAAAAAGCCAAAGAAACCTACATCATCATTGTGTGTAGCC
This is a stretch of genomic DNA from Ignavibacteria bacterium. It encodes these proteins:
- a CDS encoding YebC/PmpR family DNA-binding transcriptional regulator, coding for MGRAFEFRRARKEKRWANMARTFTKFGKEISVAVKQGGPDPETNAHLRVVIQNAKAANMPKDNIENAIKKASSKDASELQEVNFEGYGPHGVAIWVETATDNNTRTVANIRSYFNRNGGQLGTSGSLEFIFTRKGVFTIPANIGNRDELELLLIENGAEDISEQDGELVVTTAFEDFIGMQRALEQSSITVSNSELRRIPSSSITLTDEQTEEVIKLIEKLEEDEDVQNVFHNMNED
- a CDS encoding amidophosphoribosyltransferase, yielding MCAVVGVFNHPNASILTYYALHALQHRGQEASGIVTVYQQDNKPRMGVHKGEGLVLDVFGNHDVFKKTLCGSVAIGHNRYSTTGLSTVANIQPFHFSYTGGLFALAHNGNLTNTRTLRNQLKGDGAIFQTTTDTELFMHLIARSKQPTQVEQIREAAQITKGAYSLVMLGNNTMYAVRDPHGFRPLCIGKLEHEQGTAYIVASETCALDILSAEYIRDVEPNEIVVFNNDTITNGTMQSFAIAETKPEPRHCIFEYVYFSRPDSMIFGHAVDKVRRKLGKNLAEESPLAGTEDDKAVVISVPDSGNTATLGYARVNEKSFPTRYEIGLIRSHYVGRTFIAYGQDQREFKVKTKFNVVRGVLEGNRVAVVDDSIVRGTTSKLLVGLIRMAKPREVHLRITSPPVMHPCIYGMDFPSRNELIAHHYRTEDEVAKVIGVDSVRYLSINGLMDAVPQDAATGYCTACFTGNYPVSPDVDVNEFKQVIEE
- a CDS encoding GNAT family N-acetyltransferase; translated protein: MNLSITALEPGNTLPFIKCQWSFYKNDPNWVAPLVSERKKLLSITKNPVYAHTQIQLFVAERNGTIVGRIAAIRNGNHLATHNDDVGFFGFFECINDQDVANALFKAAEQWLKDRGLQHVRGPVNPTQNDECGLLVEGAEGPPVILMTYNPPYYADLIQRAGYSKIKDLHAYWVSTQTYRSDKLSGLMKSLIERRHITFRNVNFKDKAQFKKDVEQIKSMYNTAWQPNWGFVKMTDAEFDFLASDLKQIADPDFIFFVEIKGEPVGFILALPDVNQALIYNRGGSLLGAGFHLLTKKTKINRLRIIVLGVLPEHQRSGADAALYYEVGERAKRKGMVGAEASWILEDNTMMVRGLTQTMNAELYRTYRLYQKSLTQEH